One genomic segment of Suncus etruscus isolate mSunEtr1 chromosome 15, mSunEtr1.pri.cur, whole genome shotgun sequence includes these proteins:
- the LOC126031344 gene encoding F-box/LRR-repeat protein 12-like — MASLNDLPDWVLVEIFSLLPVRERVRNARVCRRWTRLLHDPLMWRHVDLPLQEVRPKIVWHVLRRYIGSRLQSLHLQGYRVSRTTLLDMLPGFFKALNKKCPRLQRLSLHLANLFFIPMASLPRTLRRLEIHSCDVSQVWMTCKEDEGVLPHLEQLVLDRVPTFRDFHLQHLSSFPALRSLVLAATNSLTEEGLGKGLQVLSHLQRIEVLGCTISADRALQAIRSHLPDVRHIRVTIEGLSDSGLMLLEGIPTLESLGLLATTNAWDECPFATKLLSSCLVLTQLRVLELQGQGWEGHEAEAMLKKGLPSCRVIIGVALPQTMDWWKFVSNRKKSNKIPWEKLSSTRVGMRNPCGKRQNSVEWLDPNGSEKDGQPNVRLCCFPQLHSLLLACTYLLTSKGLDWGLLELSHLQRI, encoded by the exons ATGGCGTCTCTGAACGACCTGCCGGACTGGGTGCTGGTGGAGATATTCTCGCTCCTCCCGGTGCGGGAGCGGGTCCGCAACGCCAG GGTCTGCCGCCGCTGGACGAGGCTCCTGCACGACCCTTTGATGTGGCGACACGTTGACTTGCCACTCCAGgag GTGCGCCCCAAGATAGTCTGGCATGTCCTCCGCCGCTACATAGGGTCCAGGCTGCAGTCGCTGCACCTGCAGGGCTACCGAGTATCACGCACCACCTTACTGGATATGCTCCCGGGGTTCTTCAAGGCATTGAACAAGAAGTGCCCCCGCCTGCAGCGCCTGAGCCTGCATCTGGCCAACCTGTTCTTCATCCCCATGGCAAGCCTGCCACGCACCCTGCGCCGACTGGAGATCCACAGCTGTGACGTCTCCCAGGTCTGGATGACATGTAAGGAAGACGAGGGTGTGCTGCCACATCTGGAGCAGCTGGTGCTGGATCGAGTGCCCACCTTCCGGGACTTCCACCTGCAGCACCTCAGCAGCTTCCCGGCACTGCGCTCTCTCGTCCTGGCCGCCACCAACAGCCTTACTGAGGAGGGGCTGGGCAAAGGCCTGCAGGTGCTGAGCCACCTGCAGAGGATCGAGGTGCTGGGCTGCACCATCTCAGCTGACAGAGCTCTGCAGGCCATCCGCAGTCACCTCCCTGACGTGCGCCACATCCGGGTGACCATCGAGGGCCTCTCCGACAGTGGCCTGATGTTGCTGGAGGGGATCCCCACACTGGAGAGCCTCGGTCTCTTGGCGACAACCAATGCCTGGGACGAGTGCCCTTTTGCCACCAAACTGCTCTCCTCCTGCCTCGTGTTGACCCAGCTGAGGGTCCTAGAACTGCAGGGACAGGGCTGGGAGGGGCACGAAGCTGAGGCGATGCTAAAGAAAGGACTGCCGAGCTGTCGGGTCATTATTGGGGTGGCTCTCCCCCAGACCATGGACTGGTGGAAGTTCGTCAGCAATCGGAAAAAGTCTAATAAGATTCCGTGGGAAAAGCTGTCTTCAACAAGGGTCGGAATGCGGAATCCATG TGGGAAAAGGCAGAACTCTGTGGAGTGGCTAGATCCAAATGGCAGTGAGAAAGATG GACAACCAAATGTGCGCCTCTGCTGCTTTCCACAGCTGCATTCCCTCCTCTTGGCCTGCACCTATCTCCTCACTAGCAAGGGGCTGGATTGGGGCCTGCTGGAGCTGAGTCACCTGCAAAGGATCTAG